A single window of Chitinophagales bacterium DNA harbors:
- a CDS encoding RluA family pseudouridine synthase yields the protein MSDEFQNNQTDEDNQEEEHLYEHYVLKVDPGQTPIRIDKFVFQQTGISSRTKIQNAAKAECLLVNGKAVKSNYKINPNDEIKIVMPKPMGRYEIEPEDMPLNIVYEDTELMIVNKPAGLVVHPGSGNYTGTLVHGLLHHFEHLPVNEKGIEGMRRPGLVHRIDKDTTGLMVIAKTDFAMTHLAKQFFDHTVVRRYHALVWGDLKEEEGTITGNVGRNLRYRQVMDVFPEGDRGKHAVTHYKVLERFGYVTLVECRLETGRTHQIRVHFKWLGHPLFNDVAYGGDKIIKGTVYTKYRQFVDNAFKIITRHSLHAKVLGFVHPTTKKELYFESELPEDMLGVIEKWRKYMNGVKL from the coding sequence ATGAGTGACGAGTTTCAAAATAATCAGACGGACGAAGATAACCAAGAAGAAGAACATCTTTATGAACATTATGTCCTAAAAGTAGATCCAGGACAGACTCCAATCAGAATAGACAAGTTTGTTTTTCAACAAACTGGGATTAGTAGTCGCACCAAGATTCAAAATGCTGCTAAGGCGGAGTGTTTGCTCGTTAATGGGAAGGCGGTGAAGTCCAATTACAAAATCAATCCAAACGATGAGATAAAAATTGTGATGCCCAAACCAATGGGACGCTATGAGATTGAACCTGAAGACATGCCTTTGAACATTGTATATGAAGATACAGAATTGATGATTGTGAACAAACCTGCTGGATTGGTAGTACATCCTGGTAGTGGGAACTATACAGGTACTTTGGTACATGGATTGTTACATCATTTTGAGCATTTACCTGTCAATGAAAAAGGAATTGAAGGAATGAGGCGGCCTGGACTGGTGCATCGGATTGATAAAGATACAACGGGTTTGATGGTGATTGCTAAAACCGATTTTGCGATGACTCATCTCGCCAAACAGTTTTTTGACCATACAGTAGTTCGTCGGTACCATGCGTTGGTGTGGGGCGATTTGAAGGAGGAAGAAGGTACGATTACAGGAAATGTAGGGCGCAATTTGCGCTATCGACAGGTGATGGACGTTTTTCCAGAAGGAGATAGGGGCAAACATGCGGTAACGCATTACAAAGTCTTAGAAAGATTTGGGTATGTGACTTTGGTGGAATGTCGCTTGGAAACTGGAAGGACGCATCAGATTCGGGTACATTTTAAGTGGCTCGGACATCCGCTCTTCAATGATGTAGCGTATGGAGGTGATAAAATTATCAAAGGTACGGTTTATACCAAATACCGACAGTTTGTAGACAATGCTTTTAAAATCATCACCAGACATTCACTTCATGCCAAAGTTTTAGGTTTTGTCCATCCAACAACTAAAAAGGAACTGTATTTTGAATCGGAATTGCCTGAGGATATGTTGGGTGTGATTGAAAAATGGCGGAAGTACATGAACGGTGTGAAGTTGTAA
- a CDS encoding DUF255 domain-containing protein — protein sequence MKRMFLFVVVFALCSSFTSINDGISKGEVKVESTTDATETLASDTNQSVIYKHYLRQITEKPEVVNWLTWQEAMELQKVEPRKIIVDLYTEWCVWCERMEKATFKHPVIAQYINENFYPVKFDAETRETINFRGRDFNYESQVERGYNMFSVYLTRGQLSYPSVVFLDEKANNPQPVKGFQNPVVMDKLLHFFGENHYLTHDWGIFNQLYISPLQKEWKDKQGKKRLTEKKY from the coding sequence ATGAAAAGAATGTTCCTCTTCGTAGTGGTTTTTGCATTGTGTTCCTCGTTTACTAGTATAAATGACGGAATTTCGAAAGGTGAAGTTAAAGTTGAATCTACTACAGATGCAACAGAAACTTTGGCTTCTGACACCAATCAAAGTGTTATTTACAAACACTATCTTCGTCAAATCACCGAAAAGCCAGAGGTCGTCAATTGGCTTACTTGGCAGGAAGCTATGGAATTACAAAAAGTTGAGCCTAGGAAAATTATAGTAGATTTATATACCGAATGGTGTGTATGGTGTGAAAGAATGGAGAAGGCAACATTCAAACATCCTGTAATTGCTCAATACATCAATGAAAACTTTTACCCCGTTAAATTTGATGCCGAAACTCGCGAAACTATCAACTTTCGTGGTCGTGATTTTAACTATGAAAGCCAAGTAGAGAGAGGCTACAATATGTTTAGTGTATATCTAACAAGAGGACAACTAAGTTATCCTTCAGTAGTATTTTTGGATGAGAAAGCAAATAATCCTCAGCCAGTAAAAGGCTTTCAAAACCCAGTGGTTATGGATAAATTGCTACATTTTTTTGGAGAGAACCACTATTTAACTCATGATTGGGGCATATTCAATCAGTTGTATATTTCCCCACTGCAAAAAGAATGGAAAGATAAACAAGGAAAGAAACGATTAACAGAAAAGAAATATTAA
- a CDS encoding T9SS type A sorting domain-containing protein: MSILQSIKLHIIRLVGLLCCFSMGIQAQTADLSLVQVQLPDTIVLGEVVTFSAYLKNNTDATYTNDNLQLNLYVNEIQDIEKIAAIQNLNIAGNFNIPSGDSILIEQNVLADNSLLQMGEQQQIQKNIIIVWPTEDNYSINYHLQPIVALKQAIPTVFYNNSSNFSDTNINSTDLPLDAINYINAEYTGYIFDDIKQQNFEDGSVQFEVRLENDEDKVRLYFSAEGILVLTQTEFDESNVLPNISTFIAENYPDYTIDSAYELLFSDGTIQFKVELTNIVGDEIEIYFDLVGNNIAEIGIVIELYEEPDIELNGLELPSLLDLGEEIVVNGSLTNHLAVPYNDVFIPINYATLPFPPTLNNPKLRTQTTDIDLIAPAETIAFQQNLSIEDDLFYAGKNIVIVWPTDYAMNLTSNCIFQEVFVETVRDTVGIETIVALSNDIVIAPNPTISHLNIQTHELQIEAIAVYDIASKVIAHYPAIHQNSFETDISHFKNGMYLLYIQTDKGNTMKKLIIGDGL; encoded by the coding sequence ATGTCTATTTTGCAATCCATTAAATTACATATCATTCGTTTAGTTGGCTTACTGTGCTGCTTTTCGATGGGTATTCAAGCTCAAACCGCCGATTTAAGTTTGGTACAAGTCCAGCTACCTGATACAATTGTATTGGGAGAGGTGGTGACTTTTAGTGCTTACCTCAAGAACAATACAGATGCAACCTATACAAATGACAACCTACAACTGAACCTCTATGTCAATGAAATCCAAGACATTGAGAAAATAGCAGCGATTCAAAACCTGAATATTGCAGGTAATTTTAACATTCCTTCGGGAGATAGTATTTTGATTGAGCAGAATGTTTTGGCGGACAATTCACTGCTTCAAATGGGTGAACAACAACAGATTCAAAAAAACATCATCATCGTTTGGCCCACCGAAGACAACTATTCTATCAACTACCATCTTCAACCAATTGTAGCACTTAAACAGGCGATTCCAACCGTCTTTTACAACAATTCCTCCAATTTTTCGGATACAAATATAAATAGTACAGATTTGCCGCTTGATGCCATCAACTACATCAATGCGGAATATACTGGATATATTTTTGATGACATCAAGCAGCAAAATTTTGAGGATGGCAGTGTGCAATTTGAAGTGAGACTGGAGAATGATGAGGACAAAGTGCGACTATACTTTAGCGCAGAGGGTATTTTGGTGCTGACCCAAACAGAATTTGATGAGAGCAACGTGCTTCCCAATATCTCCACTTTTATTGCAGAAAATTACCCTGATTACACGATTGACAGTGCCTATGAATTGCTTTTTTCGGATGGAACGATACAGTTCAAAGTTGAATTGACCAATATAGTAGGAGACGAAATCGAAATATATTTTGATTTGGTGGGCAACAACATTGCAGAGATTGGAATAGTCATCGAACTCTACGAAGAACCTGATATTGAACTAAATGGGCTGGAGCTTCCAAGTTTATTGGATTTAGGCGAAGAAATTGTTGTAAATGGTTCTCTCACCAATCACTTAGCAGTTCCTTACAACGATGTTTTCATTCCTATCAACTATGCTACTTTACCCTTTCCTCCAACGCTTAACAACCCCAAACTTCGCACTCAAACGACCGATATTGACCTCATCGCACCTGCCGAAACCATCGCTTTTCAGCAGAATTTAAGTATTGAGGACGACCTTTTTTATGCAGGTAAAAATATTGTGATTGTATGGCCTACGGATTATGCGATGAACCTGACCAGCAATTGCATTTTCCAAGAAGTTTTTGTAGAAACAGTGCGTGATACCGTTGGTATAGAAACGATTGTAGCACTTTCCAATGACATTGTGATTGCTCCAAATCCCACAATAAGTCATTTGAATATCCAAACCCACGAACTGCAAATTGAAGCGATTGCAGTCTATGACATAGCTTCAAAAGTCATTGCCCATTATCCTGCTATCCATCAAAATTCCTTTGAAACAGATATTAGCCATTTCAAAAATGGAATGTATTTGCTTTATATTCAGACGGATAAAGGAAATACAATGAAGAAATTAATTATCGGAGATGGATTGTGA
- a CDS encoding AAA family ATPase: MTSLATDIHHIHNLLQLSTRKMWRLGDLKYWNTFKASGLVTLSWMDAETDYQRISPSSLKRGKRVIPKWVNELNREDLMVLMDKTHYYGLGIAATDYHVSNPKLKLGNNKPSPAIRMQFVHALDKPVLHHFNISATNPDTFALANQLGFTLEQILQFLAANYPHTIEELAEVLDSDYQKSIEHQIHIAPEHFEEIRDKYPNPNILLYGPPGTGKTYHCIDMAAEIIGKSNPQHEVNQAIFQGALGNQIEMISFHPNYAYEDFIQGLRPVTNRNKGLEFELKDGIFKRIADRAILNYLASKVQLSRKDQQLLQYLQETNSIGQTNSNAYHHFSVNEEQAVYERQLKEGKRVDRQNYVLVIDEINRAHISSVFGELITLIEKDKRYDARNALSLRLPSGQPFVVAPNLYIIGTMNTTDKSIALLDMALRRRFDFKAVYPRYDLPQLAYADVLQKMNRKITQLRGREFQIGHAYFLKDRMGNFDLTYHLQYKIIPLLYEYFRNDEQAVKSVLDAANLHYVIGESGLIEVK, translated from the coding sequence ATGACCTCATTGGCAACCGATATTCACCACATCCACAATTTACTGCAATTGAGTACACGCAAAATGTGGCGGTTGGGAGATTTGAAATATTGGAATACTTTTAAAGCAAGTGGTTTAGTCACCTTGTCATGGATGGATGCCGAAACAGATTACCAACGAATCAGCCCTTCGTCATTGAAGCGAGGAAAGCGAGTGATTCCTAAGTGGGTAAACGAATTGAATCGGGAGGATTTGATGGTTTTGATGGACAAAACACATTATTATGGTCTGGGTATTGCTGCAACAGATTACCACGTGAGCAATCCCAAATTGAAGCTCGGAAACAACAAACCTTCTCCTGCCATTCGGATGCAGTTTGTTCATGCCCTTGACAAACCCGTTTTGCACCACTTCAATATCTCTGCAACAAATCCTGATACTTTTGCATTGGCGAATCAGCTGGGTTTCACACTGGAGCAAATCCTGCAATTTTTGGCTGCAAATTATCCCCATACCATTGAAGAACTAGCGGAGGTATTGGACAGCGATTACCAAAAAAGCATTGAACACCAAATTCATATTGCCCCCGAACATTTTGAAGAAATACGGGACAAGTACCCCAATCCCAACATCTTATTGTATGGCCCTCCTGGCACAGGCAAGACCTATCACTGCATAGACATGGCAGCCGAAATCATCGGCAAATCGAATCCACAACATGAAGTAAATCAAGCCATTTTTCAAGGTGCATTGGGCAATCAAATCGAAATGATTAGTTTCCATCCCAACTACGCCTACGAAGATTTCATACAAGGACTGCGCCCCGTCACCAACCGCAACAAAGGATTGGAGTTTGAGCTAAAAGACGGAATTTTCAAACGCATTGCAGACCGAGCGATTCTCAACTACTTGGCTTCCAAAGTCCAACTGAGCCGCAAAGACCAACAACTGCTGCAATACCTTCAAGAAACCAACTCAATTGGGCAAACGAACTCAAACGCTTACCACCATTTTTCGGTCAATGAGGAACAGGCGGTTTATGAGCGACAATTGAAGGAAGGAAAGCGGGTGGACAGACAAAACTATGTGTTGGTAATTGACGAAATCAACCGAGCGCACATTTCCAGTGTATTTGGTGAACTGATTACCCTCATCGAAAAAGACAAACGCTACGATGCCCGCAATGCGCTGAGTCTTCGCCTGCCTTCTGGACAACCTTTTGTCGTTGCCCCCAACCTCTATATCATTGGTACGATGAATACCACTGACAAATCTATTGCGCTATTAGACATGGCATTACGGAGGCGTTTTGACTTCAAAGCGGTCTATCCACGCTATGATTTACCGCAATTGGCATACGCCGATGTGTTGCAAAAAATGAATCGAAAAATCACCCAACTTCGAGGACGAGAATTTCAGATTGGACACGCTTATTTTTTGAAGGACAGAATGGGCAATTTTGATTTGACCTACCACCTTCAATACAAAATCATTCCTTTGCTGTACGAGTATTTCCGCAATGACGAACAGGCGGTTAAGAGTGTTTTGGACGCTGCCAATCTGCACTATGTGATTGGGGAAAGTGGCTTGATTGAGGTGAAATAA
- a CDS encoding UbiX family flavin prenyltransferase, giving the protein MGKKIVVAITGASGSIYAKILLDKLLLYGNQLEAVGVVMSSNAKSVWEFELDNSDFDQYPFDFYEKNNFYVPFASGSAKYGEMIVCPCSMGTMSRIAHGISNDLITRAADVILKERRKLILVVRDTPYSLIHINNMKTITEVGGIICPASPSFYSKPATFEDLAATVVDRVLDLAGFENLDTYRWKEKE; this is encoded by the coding sequence ATGGGTAAAAAAATAGTCGTGGCAATCACAGGAGCAAGTGGATCTATATATGCAAAAATATTATTAGACAAACTTTTATTATATGGTAATCAATTGGAAGCTGTAGGTGTTGTGATGTCTTCTAACGCAAAAAGCGTTTGGGAATTTGAGCTAGATAATTCTGATTTTGATCAATACCCATTCGATTTTTACGAAAAAAATAATTTTTACGTGCCATTTGCCTCTGGTTCGGCAAAATATGGTGAAATGATTGTTTGTCCTTGTTCGATGGGAACGATGAGTCGAATAGCACATGGCATATCTAATGATCTTATTACAAGAGCAGCAGATGTAATACTGAAAGAACGACGCAAGTTGATATTGGTGGTGCGAGATACTCCTTACAGTTTGATACACATCAACAACATGAAAACAATAACCGAAGTAGGCGGAATTATTTGTCCGGCAAGTCCTTCTTTCTACAGTAAACCTGCTACATTTGAAGATTTAGCAGCGACTGTTGTAGATAGGGTATTGGACTTAGCAGGATTTGAAAATTTGGATACTTATAGATGGAAGGAAAAAGAATAG
- a CDS encoding DUF255 domain-containing protein, with amino-acid sequence MQVSVTSLNKVHSKTKNVLTFILITFYCFICMSFTVNNNDGSTKNDGNAKSEKKEITIGPASSIGPSEETVIRPQEDNNTITPMEDDKAEKKNTVQSIGYEFLPAKKEEVTIQPEPKITTTIQPSIGPSTKEIRPSNPTPSAIVVRSQAQEVKSLEPVKGQNNLQLISTSYMAKQRNVKKDNVPIAEPASILDMINHKTDKAKTTGMQSLIDNIASSSTAHTSINWMTWDEAMRKNAQSPRKVMVELYTDWCTWCVKMDKSTFQDPAIIQYINENFYAVKFNAETREEVFFKGQKFGYIQDGNKGYNLFSLYLTRGKLTYPSIVFLDETVNNPQPIKGFQNIGMMNRLLQYFGENYYKEMDWSLYNQSFESASR; translated from the coding sequence ATGCAAGTTAGTGTTACAAGCCTCAACAAAGTTCATTCTAAGACAAAGAATGTATTGACTTTTATATTGATTACTTTTTACTGCTTTATTTGTATGTCGTTTACTGTCAATAACAATGATGGATCTACAAAAAATGACGGGAACGCAAAAAGTGAAAAAAAGGAAATTACAATCGGCCCTGCATCAAGTATAGGCCCTTCAGAGGAAACCGTAATTAGACCTCAGGAAGATAACAATACCATTACTCCAATGGAAGATGATAAAGCAGAAAAAAAGAATACTGTACAATCAATTGGATATGAGTTTCTTCCTGCAAAAAAAGAAGAAGTAACTATCCAACCTGAGCCAAAAATTACTACTACAATTCAACCTTCTATTGGTCCTTCTACAAAAGAAATACGTCCTTCTAATCCAACTCCAAGTGCTATTGTTGTAAGATCACAGGCTCAAGAAGTAAAATCTTTAGAACCTGTGAAAGGACAAAACAATCTGCAATTGATAAGTACCAGTTATATGGCAAAGCAACGCAATGTAAAAAAAGACAATGTCCCTATTGCAGAGCCTGCTTCTATATTAGATATGATTAATCACAAAACAGATAAAGCCAAAACAACAGGGATGCAATCTTTGATAGACAATATAGCAAGTTCTTCAACTGCTCATACGTCTATTAATTGGATGACTTGGGATGAAGCGATGAGAAAAAATGCTCAATCACCTCGAAAAGTCATGGTAGAATTATATACAGATTGGTGTACATGGTGTGTGAAAATGGATAAATCAACTTTTCAAGATCCAGCGATTATTCAGTACATCAATGAAAATTTTTATGCTGTAAAATTCAATGCTGAGACTCGTGAAGAAGTATTTTTCAAGGGGCAAAAATTTGGCTACATTCAAGATGGTAATAAAGGCTATAACTTGTTCAGTCTGTATTTGACAAGAGGCAAATTGACTTACCCTTCCATTGTATTTTTAGATGAAACGGTCAACAACCCTCAGCCTATCAAAGGTTTTCAAAATATTGGGATGATGAATCGGTTACTACAATACTTCGGAGAAAATTATTACAAGGAAATGGATTGGAGTCTGTACAATCAATCCTTCGAATCTGCATCCAGATAA
- a CDS encoding peptidoglycan-binding domain-containing protein, whose amino-acid sequence MRNLKQLFSVFSCMAVCLLLTNLATAQEAGDLPSNAQPGKCYAKCLVPDQYETVTEQVLLKEASSRIEIVPAVYQTAEEQILVKEAYRVLEIVPAQFTTVTEELLVKEASSRLEYVPPTYETVTEQILVQPATTKWTKGRADANCLSQNPEDCKVWCLTEIPAQYKTVTRQVLKSPATTTEAPIPAEYKTITKAVVQSPAATQEREVPAEYRNVTKQVLASPATTNEVEIPAEYSTVTTRKLVKEGGFTEWVEVVCETDMNAATVSAIQQALRSRGYDPGPIDNVMGAKTKQALTQFQKDNGLPIGQVNMETMRALGLK is encoded by the coding sequence ATGAGAAATCTCAAACAGTTATTTTCAGTATTTTCTTGTATGGCAGTCTGTTTGCTGCTAACTAACCTTGCTACCGCACAAGAAGCAGGTGACTTGCCTTCTAATGCTCAGCCTGGCAAATGTTATGCTAAGTGTTTAGTTCCAGATCAGTATGAGACTGTTACTGAGCAAGTTCTTTTGAAAGAAGCTTCTTCAAGAATTGAAATTGTTCCAGCTGTATATCAAACTGCAGAAGAGCAAATTTTAGTAAAAGAAGCATACCGAGTATTGGAAATTGTTCCTGCTCAATTTACAACTGTTACCGAAGAATTGTTGGTAAAAGAAGCATCTTCACGTTTGGAGTATGTTCCGCCAACATATGAAACTGTTACAGAACAAATTTTGGTACAACCAGCAACTACAAAATGGACAAAAGGAAGAGCAGATGCAAACTGCTTGTCACAAAATCCAGAAGATTGTAAAGTATGGTGTTTGACTGAAATTCCTGCTCAATACAAAACCGTAACACGTCAAGTATTGAAATCGCCTGCGACTACTACAGAAGCACCGATTCCTGCTGAGTACAAAACCATCACCAAAGCAGTAGTTCAATCTCCTGCGGCTACACAAGAAAGAGAAGTTCCTGCTGAATACAGAAATGTAACTAAGCAAGTATTGGCTTCTCCTGCTACTACTAATGAAGTAGAAATCCCTGCTGAATACAGCACCGTAACTACTCGTAAATTGGTAAAAGAAGGTGGGTTCACAGAATGGGTAGAAGTAGTATGTGAAACAGACATGAATGCTGCGACTGTTTCTGCTATCCAACAAGCATTGCGTTCAAGAGGATACGATCCAGGTCCGATTGACAATGTGATGGGTGCGAAAACAAAACAAGCTCTTACACAATTCCAAAAAGACAATGGCCTTCCAATTGGTCAAGTGAATATGGAAACGATGAGAGCATTGGGTTTGAAATAA
- a CDS encoding carboxyl transferase domain-containing protein: MQQNIEFQKNKDALKLATSNVRRHLVNIYAGGGHKRIDKLHAKGKLTARERINLLLDQDAPFFEVGAFVGFGMYEEYGGCPAGGVVVVIGYVSGQQCIIVANDSTVKSGAWFPITAKKNLRAQEIAIENRLPIIYLVDSAGVFLPMQDEVFPDKEHFGRMFRNNSIMSAMGIPQIAAIMGSCVAGGAYLPILSDEAYIVEGTGSVFLAGPFLVKAAIGEDVDSETLGGATTHSEISGVTDYKMPDEKSCLEAIRKSMGRLGKFEKAGFNRVEAKAPKFEVKNIYGVYPEGGKKPYDTLHLIEHIVDEDSVQEYKEKYGMSIVCAYARIDGWAVGIVANQRKIVKTKKGEMQFGGVIYSDSADKAARFIMNCNQKRIPLVFLQDVTGFMVGSRSEQGGIIKDGAKMVSAMSNSIVPKFTVIIGNSFGAGNYAMCGKAYDPRLIVSWPSAKLAVMGGAQAAQTLVQIQVASRKNRGEAVDKEAENELLKEITERYERQTTPYYAAARLWVDAIIDPADTRRILSMGIEAANHAPITKEYNVGVIQT, translated from the coding sequence ATGCAGCAAAACATAGAATTTCAAAAAAACAAAGATGCTTTGAAATTGGCTACATCTAATGTTCGAAGACATTTGGTGAATATATATGCAGGAGGAGGTCACAAAAGAATAGACAAACTTCATGCCAAAGGGAAGCTTACAGCACGAGAAAGAATAAATCTATTACTCGATCAAGATGCACCTTTTTTTGAAGTAGGTGCTTTTGTGGGGTTTGGAATGTATGAAGAATATGGCGGATGTCCCGCTGGAGGTGTTGTGGTAGTAATAGGTTATGTAAGTGGGCAACAATGTATCATCGTTGCAAATGATTCTACGGTCAAATCGGGTGCTTGGTTTCCAATTACTGCAAAAAAAAATCTGAGAGCACAAGAAATTGCCATAGAAAATCGCTTGCCCATCATTTATTTGGTGGACAGTGCAGGTGTGTTTTTACCCATGCAAGACGAAGTATTCCCTGATAAAGAACACTTTGGGCGTATGTTTCGCAACAATTCTATTATGTCTGCTATGGGAATTCCACAAATTGCAGCCATCATGGGAAGTTGTGTGGCTGGTGGAGCGTATTTACCCATTTTATCCGACGAAGCCTATATCGTTGAAGGCACAGGTTCGGTTTTCTTAGCAGGGCCATTCTTAGTAAAAGCAGCTATTGGAGAGGATGTAGATTCCGAAACTTTGGGCGGAGCGACTACACATAGCGAAATTTCGGGCGTGACAGACTACAAAATGCCTGATGAAAAATCCTGTCTTGAGGCCATCCGAAAAAGCATGGGTCGCTTAGGAAAGTTTGAAAAAGCAGGCTTCAATAGAGTGGAAGCCAAAGCTCCAAAATTTGAAGTGAAAAATATTTACGGGGTTTATCCAGAAGGTGGCAAAAAACCCTACGATACGCTGCACCTCATCGAACACATTGTGGATGAAGATTCTGTTCAAGAATATAAAGAAAAATATGGCATGTCCATCGTGTGTGCTTATGCCCGAATTGATGGATGGGCAGTGGGAATTGTGGCAAATCAACGAAAAATCGTGAAAACGAAAAAAGGGGAAATGCAGTTTGGAGGAGTTATTTACTCCGATTCTGCTGACAAAGCAGCCCGTTTTATTATGAACTGCAATCAAAAACGAATACCTCTCGTATTTCTGCAAGATGTGACTGGCTTCATGGTTGGAAGTCGTTCGGAACAAGGCGGAATCATCAAAGATGGTGCAAAAATGGTCAGCGCCATGAGTAATTCTATTGTACCGAAATTTACCGTCATCATCGGCAATTCGTTTGGTGCAGGTAACTATGCAATGTGCGGAAAGGCTTATGATCCTCGTTTGATTGTGAGTTGGCCTTCTGCAAAATTGGCGGTAATGGGTGGAGCTCAAGCGGCCCAGACGTTGGTGCAGATTCAGGTGGCAAGCCGCAAAAACCGAGGTGAAGCAGTGGACAAAGAGGCGGAAAATGAACTGTTGAAGGAAATCACCGAACGCTATGAACGCCAAACAACTCCCTACTATGCAGCCGCTCGATTGTGGGTAGATGCCATCATTGACCCTGCCGATACCCGACGCATCCTTTCGATGGGCATTGAAGCAGCGAACCATGCCCCAATTACCAAAGAATACAATGTTGGAGTGATTCAAACTTAG
- a CDS encoding J domain-containing protein: MKLSKTPLSIRKERELNDLKKQLKKTKTQLKRSTTRLTNLQKGITKLQQNIANEMLQNQEKMKALREELLALLKKIMASKKVDKESRAQAKELFKELGELDDTVPNMEDFEGGDESEYEGRGGRFAFFEQFRAETPKEEQRSIRKVFIKLAARFHPDKASTPQEADRFHKIMQRINTAYERNDILTLLDMEAQYADYQKEEVNNEIDESAIVSLLDQEISKAAIELDLLEGQLNRVKAETKDLRASDAGEMHREATRAKKYGVDFVADMKEQMESAVEQLIAVKGVMEELLKKGTLTNEMLIKAGLIPDLSMFFDEFDDEDDEYDDDDDFFGDMDTKDLQKMFKDMFGL; this comes from the coding sequence ATGAAATTATCCAAAACCCCTCTCAGCATTCGAAAAGAACGTGAATTGAATGATCTGAAAAAGCAGTTGAAGAAAACCAAAACACAGTTGAAGCGCAGCACTACACGCCTCACTAACCTTCAAAAAGGCATTACCAAATTGCAGCAAAACATAGCCAATGAAATGCTGCAAAATCAAGAAAAAATGAAGGCTCTTCGTGAAGAACTATTGGCATTGTTGAAGAAAATAATGGCTTCAAAAAAAGTGGATAAAGAAAGCCGAGCGCAAGCCAAAGAACTTTTCAAAGAACTGGGGGAACTTGATGATACTGTTCCCAATATGGAAGATTTTGAAGGAGGGGATGAAAGTGAATATGAAGGAAGGGGAGGACGTTTTGCCTTCTTTGAGCAATTTAGAGCCGAAACACCCAAAGAAGAGCAGAGGAGTATTCGCAAGGTATTTATCAAACTTGCAGCGAGATTTCACCCCGACAAAGCAAGCACGCCGCAGGAAGCAGATCGTTTTCACAAGATTATGCAGCGAATCAATACTGCTTATGAACGCAATGATATTCTGACCTTATTGGATATGGAAGCTCAATATGCCGATTATCAAAAAGAGGAGGTGAACAATGAAATTGACGAATCGGCGATTGTGAGTTTACTCGACCAAGAAATTTCAAAAGCAGCTATTGAACTGGATTTATTAGAAGGGCAGTTGAACCGAGTGAAAGCAGAAACAAAAGATTTGAGGGCTTCAGATGCGGGTGAAATGCACCGAGAAGCTACCCGCGCTAAAAAATATGGCGTTGATTTTGTGGCGGATATGAAGGAGCAAATGGAAAGTGCAGTTGAGCAACTGATCGCAGTGAAAGGAGTCATGGAAGAATTGTTGAAGAAAGGAACGCTTACCAATGAAATGCTAATCAAAGCAGGCCTGATACCTGATCTTTCGATGTTTTTTGATGAGTTTGATGACGAAGATGATGAGTACGATGACGACGATGACTTTTTTGGAGATATGGACACCAAAGATTTACAAAAAATGTTTAAGGATATGTTTGGACTTTAG